Proteins encoded in a region of the Haloarchaeobius salinus genome:
- a CDS encoding thiol-disulfide oxidoreductase DCC family protein → MNAWPTIVYDDDCGFCTWSARYAAARGPFALVGFSELTDEQLARLPADYESCAHLFVGDETYSCGAAAEEVVARMDSWERLPMAAFQLLPGTVREAIREPMYRSLADNRDHLGRLRRCEPPARSG, encoded by the coding sequence ATGAACGCCTGGCCGACCATCGTCTACGACGACGACTGCGGCTTCTGCACGTGGAGCGCCCGGTACGCCGCGGCCCGCGGCCCGTTCGCCCTCGTCGGGTTCTCCGAGCTCACCGACGAGCAGCTGGCGCGGCTCCCAGCCGACTACGAGTCCTGTGCGCACCTGTTCGTCGGCGACGAGACGTACTCCTGTGGCGCGGCCGCCGAGGAGGTCGTCGCCCGGATGGACTCCTGGGAGCGCCTCCCGATGGCCGCGTTCCAGCTCCTCCCCGGAACCGTCCGGGAGGCAATCCGCGAACCGATGTACCGGTCGCTGGCGGACAACCGGGACCACCTGGGGAGGCTCCGGCGCTGCGAGCCACCGGCTCGGAGCGGGTGA
- a CDS encoding DUF5789 family protein: MFRNGTDERIENQTYPLTADELAAELGDAELDLTHGSQTVAEVLEQIRCDETFQAPEDVRFTLVGGVSEDAVGRKGYSDRDPTPPGSPEAPETVSF, encoded by the coding sequence ATGTTCCGCAACGGAACGGACGAGCGAATCGAGAACCAGACCTACCCACTGACAGCCGACGAACTCGCCGCGGAGCTCGGCGACGCGGAGCTCGACCTGACCCACGGGTCACAGACTGTCGCGGAGGTTCTCGAGCAGATTCGCTGCGACGAGACGTTCCAGGCCCCGGAGGACGTCCGGTTCACCCTCGTCGGTGGCGTCTCGGAGGACGCCGTCGGCCGGAAGGGCTACTCGGACCGCGACCCGACGCCGCCGGGCAGCCCGGAGGCCCCCGAGACGGTCTCGTTCTGA
- a CDS encoding HAD family hydrolase: MTGEIRDDGAESTATGPTNDIDAVLFDLDDTLTTYEQDGGEILPEAFDRAGVEPFCTYADLEAVASEQAFPPDRTHTDFWTSAFERAADRNGGDPRDARALYEAFGAVLARDRVEFRPGAETALRVARADYRIGLVTNGERELQTAKLENLGIADAFESEVYVDEVSEPKPATEPFETALTALGVDPDRALHVGDSFHHDVRGAARAGLQVAWCPTDGTTPSEVRETAPDGGRVEPDRVLESLHGLADLLG, from the coding sequence ATGACAGGCGAAATCCGAGACGACGGAGCCGAATCGACAGCAACGGGACCGACGAACGACATCGACGCGGTGCTGTTCGACCTCGACGACACGCTGACGACGTACGAGCAGGACGGGGGCGAGATTCTGCCCGAGGCGTTCGACCGGGCGGGCGTCGAGCCGTTCTGCACCTACGCCGACCTCGAGGCGGTCGCGAGCGAGCAGGCGTTCCCACCGGACCGGACCCACACCGACTTCTGGACTTCCGCGTTCGAGCGCGCCGCGGACCGGAACGGCGGCGACCCCCGCGACGCCCGGGCGCTGTACGAGGCGTTCGGCGCGGTGCTCGCCCGCGACCGGGTCGAGTTCCGCCCCGGTGCGGAGACGGCACTTCGGGTGGCTCGGGCGGACTACCGCATCGGGCTCGTCACGAACGGCGAACGGGAGCTGCAGACGGCCAAGCTCGAAAACCTGGGCATCGCGGACGCCTTCGAGAGCGAAGTCTACGTCGACGAGGTGAGCGAACCGAAGCCCGCCACCGAACCGTTCGAGACGGCCCTCACGGCCCTCGGCGTCGACCCGGACCGGGCGCTCCACGTCGGGGACTCCTTCCACCACGACGTTCGCGGGGCGGCGCGGGCGGGGCTCCAGGTCGCGTGGTGCCCGACCGACGGGACGACGCCGAGTGAGGTCCGGGAGACGGCTCCGGACGGCGGCCGCGTCGAGCCGGACCGGGTGCTGGAGAGCCTGCACGGACTCGCCGACCTGCTCGGCTGA
- a CDS encoding DUF5786 family protein, which produces MSMGAYDDDEHERREQQASRVDTDFDDERTVYHGKVEYDSGDSTEDLLEQFEQIKSD; this is translated from the coding sequence ATGTCAATGGGTGCCTACGACGATGACGAGCACGAGCGGCGCGAGCAGCAGGCGAGTCGGGTCGACACCGACTTCGACGACGAGCGGACGGTGTACCACGGGAAGGTCGAGTACGATTCGGGCGACTCGACCGAGGACCTGCTCGAACAGTTCGAGCAGATAAAGTCCGATTAG
- a CDS encoding PHP domain-containing protein: MVYADLHVHTTNSDGTMTIDEVPAAAKRAGVNVVAVTDHDRTHPDLDAPVVQRDGVTVVHGIELRVEAGDQRVDLLGYGVEDGGSDLAALVDHLQTDREQRGAAIIANVEDRLDVDLGLESRPGLGRPHIARAVADHPDTEYEYGEVFEHLIGDDGPCYVPRDVPSFEEGHAVLTEACGLVSLAHPFRYPDPGAALELCADLPAVERYYDYGHAVDTALVERAVDEYDLLVTGGSDAHDDDLGITGLSEAEYERIAARIA, translated from the coding sequence ATGGTGTACGCGGACCTCCACGTCCACACGACGAACTCCGACGGGACGATGACCATCGACGAGGTGCCGGCGGCGGCGAAGCGCGCCGGGGTCAACGTCGTCGCGGTCACGGACCACGACCGGACCCACCCGGACCTCGACGCGCCGGTGGTCCAGCGCGACGGCGTCACGGTCGTCCACGGCATCGAGCTCCGCGTCGAGGCCGGCGACCAGCGCGTCGACCTGCTCGGCTACGGCGTCGAGGACGGGGGCAGCGACCTGGCCGCGCTCGTCGACCACCTCCAGACCGACCGCGAGCAGCGCGGTGCAGCCATCATCGCAAACGTGGAGGACCGCCTGGACGTCGACCTCGGGCTGGAGAGCCGCCCCGGGCTCGGCCGCCCGCACATCGCCCGTGCCGTCGCCGACCACCCCGACACGGAGTACGAGTACGGCGAGGTGTTCGAGCACCTCATCGGCGACGACGGTCCCTGCTACGTCCCGCGGGACGTGCCCTCCTTCGAGGAGGGTCACGCGGTGCTGACCGAGGCCTGCGGGCTCGTCTCGCTCGCACACCCGTTCCGCTACCCAGATCCCGGGGCCGCGCTCGAACTGTGCGCCGACCTCCCCGCCGTCGAGCGGTACTACGACTACGGCCACGCCGTCGACACGGCGCTCGTCGAGCGTGCGGTCGACGAGTACGACCTGCTCGTCACCGGCGGGAGCGACGCCCACGACGACGACCTCGGGATCACCGGGCTGTCCGAGGCGGAGTACGAGCGCATCGCCGCCCGTATCGCCTGA
- a CDS encoding tRNA-binding protein, whose translation MSGPFDVRVRVAEVVDAEPFPEARKPELVKLTLDVGDEELQSAAQLGYHHDVDDLPGRQVLCATNLGTVNIAGYVSEALTVGVPGDDGNPVLVTPDEDVPLGGDLY comes from the coding sequence ATGAGTGGCCCGTTCGACGTGCGCGTCCGTGTCGCCGAGGTGGTCGACGCCGAGCCGTTCCCCGAGGCGCGAAAGCCCGAGCTCGTGAAGCTCACGCTCGACGTGGGCGACGAGGAGCTGCAGTCGGCCGCCCAGCTCGGCTACCATCACGACGTCGACGACCTTCCCGGCCGGCAGGTGCTCTGTGCGACGAACCTCGGCACGGTGAACATCGCGGGCTACGTCTCCGAGGCGCTGACGGTCGGCGTCCCGGGCGACGACGGCAACCCCGTACTGGTCACGCCCGACGAGGACGTACCGCTTGGCGGGGATCTGTACTGA
- a CDS encoding cupin domain-containing protein, with the protein MEKVTIADADSRMGPADVKRPLADALGATDLALNYYELAPGDSLGFGYHSHDEQEEVFYVQSGSVTFETEDGDVPVESNEVVRFAPGEWQLGTNEGDERAVVLAMGTPRVSGDYTMVRHCDDCGERTEQTISLTDARDALVTTCDDCGAETGRFT; encoded by the coding sequence ATGGAGAAGGTGACCATCGCGGACGCGGACTCGCGCATGGGCCCCGCCGACGTGAAACGGCCCCTGGCCGACGCGCTCGGGGCGACCGACCTCGCGCTGAACTACTACGAGCTCGCCCCCGGTGACAGCCTCGGCTTCGGCTACCACAGCCACGACGAACAGGAGGAGGTGTTCTACGTCCAGTCCGGCAGCGTCACGTTCGAGACCGAGGACGGCGACGTCCCCGTCGAATCGAACGAGGTCGTCCGCTTCGCTCCCGGCGAGTGGCAGCTCGGCACCAACGAGGGCGACGAGCGTGCCGTCGTGCTCGCGATGGGCACGCCACGCGTCTCCGGCGACTACACCATGGTCCGCCACTGCGACGACTGCGGCGAGCGCACCGAGCAGACCATCTCGCTCACGGACGCCCGCGACGCGCTCGTCACCACCTGCGACGACTGCGGGGCGGAAACCGGCCGGTTCACCTGA
- a CDS encoding DUF6757 family protein, protein MKCHYCDLDAAFAVESKGIKVGLCEEHFRDRLDDLAEADELQQLKEEVDVDRT, encoded by the coding sequence ATGAAGTGCCACTACTGCGACCTGGATGCCGCGTTCGCGGTCGAATCCAAGGGCATCAAGGTCGGGCTGTGCGAGGAGCACTTCCGCGACCGTCTCGACGACCTCGCGGAGGCGGACGAACTCCAGCAGCTCAAAGAGGAAGTCGACGTCGACCGAACGTAG
- a CDS encoding 4Fe-4S dicluster domain-containing protein, with the protein MAIDPNFDENRDVVDEHEGHAVWGPVDEPETLGIHGTHVAVDFDICLADGACLEDCPVDVFEWVDTPGHPESEIKADPASEAQCIDCMLCVDVCPVDAIDVDASRSA; encoded by the coding sequence ATGGCCATCGACCCGAACTTCGACGAGAACCGCGACGTCGTCGACGAGCACGAGGGGCACGCCGTCTGGGGCCCCGTCGACGAGCCGGAGACGCTGGGCATCCACGGCACGCACGTCGCCGTCGACTTCGACATCTGTCTCGCCGACGGCGCGTGTCTGGAGGACTGTCCGGTCGACGTGTTCGAGTGGGTGGATACGCCCGGGCACCCGGAGTCGGAGATCAAGGCCGACCCCGCCAGCGAGGCCCAGTGCATCGACTGCATGCTCTGTGTCGACGTCTGCCCGGTCGACGCGATCGACGTGGACGCGAGCCGGTCGGCCTGA
- a CDS encoding acyl-CoA dehydrogenase family protein, with the protein MLDFVGLESDLDDEERLIRDTAREFVEERVRPDIGDHYEAGTFPTELITEMGEMGFYAPNLDGYDLPNVSETAYGLLMQELEACDSGLRSMASVQGALVMYPIHAFGSDEQKDEWLPPMGRGEKIGCFGLTEPEHGSNPSGMETRAEEAEGGYVLNGSKTWITNAPIADVAVVWARDRSSDGNPVRGFLVETDRDGFSVNKITEKLSLRASITGEFGLNDVFVPEENVLPGVEGMKGPLSCLTQARYGIAWGAVGAARDCFEVAREYATDREQFDKPIASFQLQQGKLAEMATQITTSQLLAHRLAELKERGDLRPQHVSMAKRNNVRMARDQARVAREMLGGNGITSDYSPMRHMANMETVYTYEGTHDIHTLILGQDLTGIAAFE; encoded by the coding sequence ATGCTCGACTTCGTCGGCCTCGAATCCGACCTCGACGACGAGGAGCGGCTCATCCGCGACACCGCCCGCGAGTTCGTCGAGGAGCGCGTCAGACCCGACATCGGCGACCACTACGAGGCGGGGACGTTCCCCACCGAGCTCATCACGGAGATGGGCGAGATGGGGTTCTACGCCCCGAACCTGGACGGCTACGACCTGCCGAACGTCTCCGAGACGGCGTACGGCCTCCTCATGCAGGAGCTGGAGGCGTGTGACTCCGGCCTGCGCTCGATGGCCAGCGTGCAGGGCGCGCTCGTCATGTACCCCATCCACGCCTTCGGCAGCGACGAACAGAAGGACGAGTGGCTCCCGCCCATGGGTCGCGGCGAGAAGATCGGCTGCTTCGGCCTCACCGAGCCCGAACACGGCTCGAACCCCTCGGGGATGGAGACCCGCGCCGAGGAAGCCGAGGGCGGCTACGTCCTCAACGGCTCGAAGACCTGGATCACGAACGCGCCCATCGCCGACGTGGCGGTCGTGTGGGCGCGGGACAGGTCCAGCGACGGCAACCCGGTGCGCGGCTTCCTCGTGGAGACCGACCGCGACGGCTTCTCGGTCAACAAGATCACGGAGAAGCTCTCGCTCCGGGCCTCCATCACCGGCGAGTTCGGCCTGAACGACGTGTTCGTGCCCGAGGAGAACGTCCTCCCCGGCGTCGAGGGCATGAAGGGCCCGCTCTCGTGTCTCACGCAGGCCCGCTACGGCATCGCCTGGGGCGCAGTCGGCGCGGCACGCGACTGCTTCGAGGTCGCCCGCGAGTACGCCACCGACCGCGAGCAGTTCGACAAGCCCATCGCGAGCTTCCAGCTCCAGCAGGGGAAGCTCGCCGAGATGGCGACCCAGATCACGACGAGCCAGCTGCTCGCACACCGCCTCGCCGAGCTCAAAGAGCGCGGCGACCTCCGCCCGCAGCACGTCTCGATGGCCAAGCGCAACAACGTCCGGATGGCCCGCGACCAGGCCCGCGTCGCCCGCGAGATGCTCGGCGGCAACGGCATCACGTCGGACTACTCACCGATGCGCCACATGGCCAACATGGAGACGGTGTACACCTACGAGGGAACCCACGACATCCACACGCTCATCCTCGGGCAGGATTTGACGGGTATCGCCGCCTTCGAGTAG
- a CDS encoding DUF5784 family protein, translating into MARPLRFRRSHERWDDDRVRRDLLADLDANLGAELVSPHYKPPNGWQAWRFEMDNGDMALFCYDGDVAYWLGNTETPSTLWRTDKYEWDDVPYPVTRWAQRELIADLAVEAPWLDDYPHVRWYFLTVLMSKDGRETTREFLHERACGFPDSDPDEALSYLESVLRPGYLDDYREEMAGKLGTSETLDYWRMCAAISEFVAAKLLTDAGYDITPEIEVTTGHFLDYRATEPDGTSYLVEVTRPRPPNRRSTNSPVVAVRDTAEVKTTGQLANHGGGVVLFVDCSGFTDEQWATVKGEQPDVRHKPAVVYRVRPDGSAEGYTKGDLPLYLDSAMTLL; encoded by the coding sequence GTGGCACGACCCCTCCGCTTCCGGCGCTCGCACGAACGCTGGGACGACGACCGCGTTCGCCGGGACCTGCTGGCGGACCTCGACGCGAACCTCGGTGCAGAGCTCGTATCGCCGCACTACAAACCGCCGAACGGCTGGCAGGCGTGGCGCTTCGAGATGGACAACGGCGACATGGCGCTGTTCTGCTACGACGGCGACGTGGCGTACTGGCTCGGCAACACCGAGACCCCGAGTACGCTCTGGCGGACGGACAAGTACGAGTGGGACGACGTTCCCTACCCCGTCACCCGGTGGGCCCAGCGCGAGCTGATCGCGGACCTCGCGGTCGAGGCACCGTGGCTCGACGACTACCCGCACGTCCGCTGGTACTTCCTCACCGTGCTGATGTCGAAGGACGGCCGCGAGACGACCAGGGAGTTCCTCCACGAGCGGGCGTGTGGCTTCCCCGATTCCGACCCCGACGAGGCCCTGTCGTACCTCGAATCCGTGCTCAGACCGGGCTACCTCGACGACTACCGCGAGGAGATGGCGGGCAAGCTCGGCACGAGCGAGACGCTGGACTACTGGCGGATGTGCGCGGCCATCTCGGAGTTCGTCGCCGCCAAGCTGCTGACCGACGCCGGCTACGACATCACGCCCGAGATCGAGGTGACGACGGGGCACTTCCTCGACTACCGGGCGACCGAGCCCGACGGCACGAGCTACCTGGTCGAGGTCACGCGACCCCGGCCGCCGAACCGCCGGAGTACGAACAGCCCGGTCGTGGCGGTCCGCGATACGGCGGAGGTGAAGACGACCGGCCAGCTCGCGAACCACGGCGGTGGCGTCGTCCTGTTCGTCGACTGCTCGGGGTTCACCGACGAGCAGTGGGCCACCGTGAAGGGCGAACAGCCCGACGTCCGCCACAAGCCCGCCGTCGTCTACCGGGTCCGGCCGGACGGCTCCGCGGAGGGCTACACGAAGGGCGACCTACCGCTGTACCTCGACAGCGCGATGACACTGCTGTAG